From Pseudomonas sp. stari2:
CCCGGGCGGTTTTCTGGCTCAGCGTCTGACCCCACAGGGCAAACAGTTGGATCAGTTTATTGATGAAATCCTTGCGTGACTCCCGGGTGAAAGTCACCACGGTCATCGAATCCAGCTCAAAGCCCAGGTAATGCGTCAGCAGCAGAATGCGCAACACCAGCGTGGTCGATTTGCCAGCCCCCGCCCCGGCGACTACCGACGTTGACGGCGTATCGCTGAAGATCATCTTCCATTGCGCCACGCTCGGCTGAGCGTGGGCCGGCAGCAAGCGGGCAACGTCAGCCTTGATGCGCTTCTTCAGTTCGGCAGTCAGCGGCAGGCGCCAGTCATCGAACAGGTGATTGTCGATCCCCGGCGCACGATGTTCAGTGCTGCGGCTGTCGCGGATCAACAGGACCTGACGGCCTTCTTCCAGCCCCTCGGCCTTGCCTTCCTTGTAGCCGTAATCGAACCCGGCGGTGTGCCCGCTGCGAAAGCCATCGGCCTGACCGTGCAGCCAGGATGCCCGATGCTGAGCGCGCAATTGCGTCAGACCATGCCCGAGGAAACGCGCCGCCAAGCGTTTGAACCACGGCATCTCGGCCAGGGGACGAAGTTCGGGAGGAAGATCGGGGGTGTGTTGCGCCACGCTGACGGACTCCAGAGGCTGAGGCTGTTGAGGACTATGGTGTCTGCATTTGCCGTTGAGTTCTAGCGAAATGCTTACAGGTCATTGAGTTAGGCGATGAACTGAAGGCTGCATGAGAGCGTTTCGAGTTTTATAACATCAGTCAATTCGATGGGAATGCGGCACTTTTTACGCTTTTTCTCGATTATTGGTTGATAGATGATGCTCGCCATCAATCACCGGTCTCGCTTCGTGGCCACGGCCGAAACGCCCCATGACGAACCTTTTGAGGAGAAGATCATGCTTGAACTCAGACCCTTCAGCTCGCTGGGCGGCGCCCATCACGGCTGGTTGGATGCCCATCACCATTTTTCGTTCGCCGAGTACTACGATCCACAGCGCATGAACTGGGGCAATTTGCGGGTGTGGAACGACGACATCATCGCCCCGGGAACCGGTTTCCCTACTCACCCGCACCGGGACATGGAAATCATCACCTATGTGCGTGAAGGTGCGATTACCCACCAGGACAACCTGGGCAACAAGGGCCGCACTGAAGCCGGCGACGTTCAGGTGATGAGCGCCGGCACCGGGATCGCCCACAGCGAATACAACATGGAAGCGACCGCTACCAAGATCTTTCAGATCTGGATCATGCCGACCGAAACCGGTGCACCGCCTTCGTGGGGCGCCAAACCGTTCCCCAAAGGCGAGCGCGAAGGCTTCGTGACCCTCGCCAGTGGCAAAGTCGGTGACGATGAAAGCCTGCGCATTCGCGCCGATGCACGGTTGGTGGCAGCCACGATCAAAGCCGGGGAAACCGCCGAGTATCGGCTCGATGC
This genomic window contains:
- a CDS encoding pirin family protein; translation: MLELRPFSSLGGAHHGWLDAHHHFSFAEYYDPQRMNWGNLRVWNDDIIAPGTGFPTHPHRDMEIITYVREGAITHQDNLGNKGRTEAGDVQVMSAGTGIAHSEYNMEATATKIFQIWIMPTETGAPPSWGAKPFPKGEREGFVTLASGKVGDDESLRIRADARLVAATIKAGETAEYRLDAGRRAYLVPATGVIEVNGLRAQARDGVAVSHEPVLTVTAIEDSEIVLVDLA